The genome window CGGCGAGACGGTGGTGGTCCTCGGCGGCAACGCCTCGGGCAAGTCGACCACGGTCAAGACCGTGCTCGGCCTCGTCAAGGTCACGCGCGGCGACGTCGTGTTCGACGGCGAGCGCGTCAACGACACGCCCGCCTACCGGATGATCGAGCGCGGCGTCGGCTCCATCCCCGAGGGAAGGCGGATGTTCTCGGAGATGACCGTCCTCGACAACCTGAAGCTCGGCGCCTATGTCCGGCGCGGGGAGCCGAAGGCCGAGCTCGACGCGCAGATCGAGGAGGCGCTGGCGATGTTCCCGCGGCTGGCCGAGCGGAGCAACCAGGTGTCGGGCACCATGTCGGGCGGCGAGCAGCAGATGCTGGCGATGGCGCGCGCGTGGATGCGCAAGCCGAAGCTCCTGTGCATCGACGAGCCATCGATGGGCCTGTCGCCGCTGTTCGTCGACCAGGTCTATGAGATACTGGCGCGATGGAAGGCGCAGGGCATGACCATCCTGATGGTCGAGCA of Aquamicrobium sp. contains these proteins:
- a CDS encoding ABC transporter ATP-binding protein, translating into MVEAPGSSPLVSLTDIDVFYGPVQALFGVNVTVMPGETVVVLGGNASGKSTTVKTVLGLVKVTRGDVVFDGERVNDTPAYRMIERGVGSIPEGRRMFSEMTVLDNLKLGAYVRRGEPKAELDAQIEEALAMFPRLAERSNQVSGTMSGGEQQMLAMARAWMRKPKLLCIDEPSMGLSPLFVDQVYEILARWKAQGMTILMVEQNANMALSIADRGYVLKQGHVSVSGTSAELLDNDEVRRAYLGG